One window of Cohnella hashimotonis genomic DNA carries:
- a CDS encoding response regulator, producing the protein MVRAILIDDEEIALDVMEILLQEVGGVTVLGKFSLVSDALAQADELLPDLIFLDIEMPETSGLAAAAKLQERFPDADIVYVTAHSQYAVDAFDTKAIGYLLKPVAKPRLVAALERHAELREKAARRAGGGSSTSGRDGAQPSESSRRTLSLKLLESVELYDADGRLITWRTKKTKEMFVYLWHHGGTPVYRYRILEHLWPELDAERAQALFHTTMYYVRNTLKSAGYPEMIGSGDERYWMRTDEVACDVTRLEALIGTGRRASDAEALLSLYRGDYCETENYGWANSRRYELRGAVMRHLELWAEHAADDSLKERMLRKLIELNPYEEKYYDRLVLHLTFRGDSSAADKVFRHKETAFRADLGLPIADNNRE; encoded by the coding sequence ATGGTTAGGGCGATATTGATCGACGACGAGGAAATCGCGCTGGACGTGATGGAAATCTTGCTCCAGGAGGTCGGCGGAGTTACGGTGCTCGGTAAATTCAGCCTCGTGTCCGATGCGCTCGCGCAGGCGGATGAGCTGCTGCCCGATCTGATCTTCCTCGATATCGAGATGCCTGAGACGAGCGGGCTTGCGGCTGCGGCCAAACTGCAAGAGCGGTTTCCCGACGCGGATATCGTGTACGTGACCGCTCACAGTCAGTATGCGGTGGACGCTTTCGATACGAAGGCGATCGGGTACTTGCTGAAGCCCGTCGCCAAGCCCCGGCTCGTCGCTGCCTTGGAGCGGCACGCGGAGCTTCGCGAGAAAGCGGCGCGACGGGCCGGGGGCGGAAGCTCGACGAGCGGCCGGGACGGCGCGCAGCCCTCCGAGTCATCCAGACGAACGCTGTCGCTGAAGCTGCTCGAAAGCGTCGAGCTTTACGATGCCGATGGCCGGTTAATCACCTGGCGGACCAAGAAGACAAAAGAGATGTTCGTTTATTTGTGGCACCATGGGGGAACCCCCGTATACCGGTATCGCATCCTCGAGCATTTGTGGCCGGAATTGGATGCCGAACGCGCGCAAGCGCTTTTTCATACGACGATGTACTACGTGCGGAATACGCTGAAGTCCGCGGGCTACCCCGAGATGATCGGTTCCGGAGACGAGCGTTATTGGATGCGAACGGACGAAGTCGCCTGCGACGTGACGCGGCTTGAAGCGTTGATCGGAACGGGGAGACGGGCGAGCGATGCGGAGGCGCTGCTGTCGCTCTATCGCGGCGATTATTGCGAGACGGAAAATTACGGTTGGGCGAATAGCAGGAGATACGAGCTGCGCGGGGCAGTCATGCGCCATCTGGAGCTATGGGCGGAGCATGCGGCGGACGATTCGCTCAAGGAACGCATGCTCCGCAAGCTGATCGAACTGAATCCGTACGAGGAGAAATATTACGACCGGCTGGTTCTGCATTTGACGTTCAGGGGGGATTCTTCGGCTGCGGACAAGGTGTTTCGTCATAAAGAAACGGCGTTTCGTGCCGACCTGGGACTGCCTATCGCCGACAATAACCGCGAATAA
- a CDS encoding S-layer homology domain-containing protein → MKVRSMFRLLSQIKLQLLLAVALAIPPIAMAGTASAESDSSGTFSGTLLASCEYKSDMEDGHTTASCPNAISIGANEESSFAGVLKFDLSGLGATVLEADLKLYVTANNADEEAGPELTIYQHDGNWTEPTTGAAAWPSYGSGLHARAVAVTAKDGAWMTFNIASLVRDSINKGKTELVLVLANMRWDAGGQRIFQFESSGTNRPQLDISYTTSSVQLPVPHARIAAGDGFTLSLQDDGTVKAYGWINGRKIDVPDNLTGVHSVYASNSCGYAIKAGGSVVALGDGCTVPVEVPNGNVVGLALDGNTSAVLKNDGTLITWGGYAFPEEWGMTYAPFKSISGGNSHVSALTWDGDVVSWGSASMGATSVPEDLPETAVIASGINHTLALLPNGTLRWWGPYYLEPIPDDLTDVAAIDANDNFSVAVKTDGSVVVWGDGGRLQPPAGLGGVIAVAAGRSHIIALKSDGTLVGWGNNQHGETITPAPYVSGLSWSAGSEIGTTKAVIADGSLDDENYGELTLKYRIGAPGSVRHPYAGEDPADLGYDTELHDGDELTVPSGQHVYVMAEYEEKDEYDNTPTGIWKVAYWSEADPVVAAAPPEAPSVSADDASNTIVGLTTAMEFQVDDGAYVRYDGTNAPDLSGTHTVKVRVAADPGTGTPAGAAATLSFTTNPPAPEAPSVSANDAANTIVGLTTAMEFQVDDGTYVRYDGTNAPDLSGTHTVKVRVAADPATGTPAGAAATLNFTTNPPAPEAPSVSADDASNTIVGLTTAMEFQVDDGAYVRFDGTNAPDLSGTHTVKVRVAADPATGTPAGAAATLSFTTNPPAPEAPSVSANDAANTIVGLTTAMEFQVDDGTYVRYDGTNAPDLTGAHTVKVRVAADPATGTPAGAAATLSFTTSSTYESPTSTPSAPQNQGVDVLVNGKVESIGAATTSTRSSQTVTTVIVDEGKLEQKLAAEGQKAVLTIPVNKKSDVVIGQLSGRMVQSMEQKQAIIEIKTDHATYTIPARQINISAISEQLGKTIGLQDITIQIEVAAPNEDTVKRVERSAKNGGFSVVVPSVDFVIRAVYGDQKIELTRFEAYVERTIAIPDGIDPSKITTGIVVEPDGAVRHVPTQIVVTGNQYFAKINSLTNSTYSLVYNPITFNDVERHWAKTEVNDMGSRMVVDGNGNGLFNPDQAITRAEFSAIMVRGLGLKLADSATAFSDVKSTDWFSGAVQTLYQYKLIDGFEDGTFRPADTITREQAMKIIAQAMLLTDLKSKLSFEGSAEALRPFTDGNTTADWAKDSVADVIQAGIVSGRSSTSLAPKANISRAEVAVMIRKLLQTSGLI, encoded by the coding sequence TTGAAGGTACGATCGATGTTCCGTTTGTTGTCCCAAATAAAGCTTCAACTGCTGCTGGCCGTTGCGCTGGCGATCCCGCCCATCGCGATGGCCGGCACCGCGAGCGCGGAGTCGGATTCGTCGGGTACGTTCTCCGGCACATTGCTGGCAAGCTGCGAGTACAAAAGCGACATGGAGGATGGGCACACAACCGCTTCTTGTCCGAATGCAATATCGATCGGCGCAAATGAGGAAAGCTCGTTTGCGGGCGTACTCAAGTTCGATTTGAGCGGTCTCGGCGCAACGGTGCTTGAAGCCGATCTCAAATTGTATGTAACCGCTAATAATGCCGATGAAGAAGCCGGTCCCGAGCTGACGATCTATCAGCATGACGGGAACTGGACGGAGCCGACGACCGGAGCCGCGGCTTGGCCTTCCTACGGCAGTGGATTGCATGCGAGAGCGGTTGCAGTAACGGCAAAAGATGGCGCATGGATGACATTCAATATTGCCTCGTTGGTGCGCGACAGTATCAATAAAGGAAAAACCGAACTTGTTCTCGTGCTGGCGAACATGAGGTGGGATGCTGGGGGACAGCGAATTTTCCAATTTGAATCGTCCGGTACGAATCGCCCGCAGCTGGATATCTCCTATACGACATCTTCCGTTCAACTGCCGGTCCCGCATGCGCGAATTGCGGCTGGGGACGGATTTACGCTGTCGCTTCAGGATGACGGCACGGTCAAAGCCTACGGTTGGATTAACGGACGCAAAATTGACGTGCCCGACAACCTGACCGGCGTGCATTCGGTGTACGCATCCAATTCCTGCGGCTATGCGATTAAGGCTGGCGGATCTGTTGTAGCCTTGGGCGACGGCTGCACGGTTCCCGTGGAAGTGCCGAACGGCAATGTCGTCGGGCTGGCGCTCGACGGGAACACCTCCGCCGTTTTGAAGAATGACGGTACGCTTATTACTTGGGGCGGCTATGCATTCCCGGAAGAATGGGGAATGACCTATGCCCCGTTCAAGTCCATCTCGGGCGGGAATAGTCATGTGTCGGCGCTGACATGGGATGGCGATGTCGTCAGTTGGGGATCCGCTTCGATGGGGGCGACGTCGGTGCCTGAAGATCTGCCGGAAACGGCGGTCATCGCTTCAGGAATTAACCATACACTCGCGCTGCTGCCGAACGGGACGCTCAGATGGTGGGGCCCGTATTATTTAGAGCCGATTCCGGACGATTTGACGGACGTAGCGGCGATTGATGCAAACGACAACTTTTCCGTAGCGGTTAAGACCGACGGCTCTGTCGTCGTATGGGGAGACGGCGGACGGCTGCAGCCGCCGGCCGGGCTTGGCGGCGTCATCGCTGTTGCGGCAGGAAGATCCCATATTATCGCCTTGAAGTCTGACGGCACCTTGGTCGGATGGGGGAACAATCAACATGGCGAGACGATCACGCCCGCGCCGTATGTAAGCGGATTGTCATGGTCGGCCGGCAGCGAGATCGGCACGACGAAGGCGGTTATCGCGGACGGAAGTCTGGACGACGAGAACTACGGCGAGCTGACGCTGAAATATCGGATCGGCGCCCCGGGAAGCGTCAGACATCCTTATGCCGGCGAAGACCCGGCCGACCTCGGTTACGATACGGAGCTTCACGACGGCGACGAGCTGACGGTCCCTTCGGGACAGCATGTCTATGTCATGGCGGAATACGAAGAGAAAGACGAATACGACAACACGCCGACAGGCATCTGGAAAGTTGCCTACTGGTCTGAGGCCGACCCTGTCGTAGCGGCAGCGCCTCCCGAGGCGCCAAGCGTGAGCGCCGACGATGCGTCCAACACGATCGTCGGCCTCACGACCGCGATGGAGTTCCAGGTCGATGACGGCGCATACGTGAGATACGACGGAACGAACGCACCGGATCTCTCGGGCACGCATACGGTCAAAGTGAGAGTCGCGGCCGATCCGGGGACGGGAACGCCGGCCGGTGCGGCAGCCACGCTGAGCTTTACGACAAACCCGCCTGCTCCTGAAGCGCCGAGCGTAAGCGCGAACGATGCGGCGAACACGATCGTCGGCCTGACGACCGCGATGGAGTTCCAGGTCGATGACGGAACTTACGTGAGATACGACGGAACGAATGCGCCGGATCTCTCGGGCACGCACACGGTCAAAGTGAGAGTTGCGGCAGATCCGGCAACGGGAACGCCGGCCGGGGCGGCAGCCACGCTGAACTTTACGACGAATCCGCCTGCCCCAGAAGCGCCAAGCGTGAGCGCCGACGATGCGTCCAACACGATCGTCGGCCTCACGACGGCGATGGAGTTCCAGGTTGATGACGGAGCTTACGTGAGATTCGACGGAACAAACGCGCCGGATCTCTCGGGCACGCATACGGTCAAAGTCAGAGTCGCGGCCGATCCGGCAACGGGAACGCCAGCCGGAGCGGCAGCCACGCTGAGCTTTACGACAAACCCGCCTGCTCCTGAAGCGCCGAGCGTAAGCGCCAACGATGCTGCTAACACAATCGTCGGCCTCACGACGGCGATGGAGTTCCAGGTCGATGACGGAACTTACGTGAGATACGATGGGACGAACGCGCCGGATCTCACCGGTGCGCATACAGTCAAAGTGAGAGTCGCTGCAGATCCAGCAACGGGCACGCCAGCCGGTGCGGCAGCCACGCTGAGTTTTACGACGTCATCGACGTACGAATCGCCGACGTCCACGCCGTCTGCGCCGCAGAATCAGGGAGTGGATGTACTCGTTAACGGTAAGGTGGAAAGTATTGGCGCCGCCACCACGTCAACGAGAAGCAGCCAGACCGTAACGACCGTAATCGTGGACGAAGGTAAGCTTGAACAAAAACTCGCAGCAGAAGGCCAAAAAGCCGTTTTAACGATCCCGGTTAACAAGAAGTCCGACGTCGTAATCGGACAACTTAGCGGTCGAATGGTCCAGAGCATGGAGCAGAAGCAAGCGATTATTGAAATCAAGACGGATCATGCAACCTACACGATTCCGGCGCGGCAAATCAATATTAGCGCGATCTCCGAACAACTCGGAAAGACAATCGGACTGCAGGATATTACCATTCAAATCGAAGTGGCAGCTCCAAATGAAGATACCGTGAAACGCGTGGAGCGCTCGGCTAAAAATGGCGGTTTTTCCGTTGTCGTTCCATCCGTTGACTTCGTAATCAGAGCCGTCTACGGAGATCAAAAGATCGAGCTTACCCGTTTTGAAGCTTATGTAGAAAGAACGATTGCGATCCCGGACGGCATTGATCCGAGTAAAATAACGACGGGTATCGTCGTGGAACCGGATGGAGCGGTTCGCCATGTGCCAACCCAAATCGTCGTGACGGGGAACCAATATTTTGCGAAGATAAACAGCTTGACGAACAGCACCTATTCCCTTGTCTACAACCCGATAACTTTCAACGATGTAGAGCGGCATTGGGCGAAGACGGAAGTAAACGACATGGGCTCGAGAATGGTTGTTGACGGCAACGGCAATGGTTTGTTTAATCCCGATCAAGCGATCACGCGGGCCGAGTTTTCCGCCATTATGGTTCGTGGTTTGGGCTTGAAATTAGCTGACAGCGCGACTGCATTCAGCGATGTGAAATCGACGGATTGGTTCAGCGGGGCTGTTCAAACCTTGTATCAGTACAAGCTGATCGACGGGTTCGAAGACGGAACCTTCAGACCGGCGGATACGATTACGCGCGAGCAGGCCATGAAGATCATTGCGCAAGCGATGTTGCTGACCGATCTTAAGTCCAAGCTCTCGTTCGAAGGCTCGGCAGAAGCGCTAAGACCATTTACAGATGGAAATACAACTGCGGATTGGGCTAAAGACAGCGTGGCCGACGTTATTCAGGCGGGAATCGTTTCGGGCAGAAGCAGCACGAGCCTTGCTCCGAAAGCGAATATTTCAAGGGCGGAAGTCGCGGTGATGATTCGGAAATTGCTTCAAACTTCGGGCTTAATTTAA
- a CDS encoding Imm50 family immunity protein, whose protein sequence is MSMMTESSIHLRGEKELWYETLDKNKFLVSLYGQVPELKNVRIAEVNIHDEGRIIAIIFDMPYYAEFPPEKWVELNSNTVSVRVDLSAVHEIKLDSGKLDYRANIEILKDESDLIVVNITGTINALFKAESGFIQSVTGYSN, encoded by the coding sequence ATGAGTATGATGACTGAATCATCTATCCATTTAAGAGGTGAAAAAGAATTGTGGTATGAAACTTTGGATAAAAACAAATTTCTAGTTAGTTTGTACGGACAAGTACCTGAACTTAAGAACGTTCGAATTGCTGAAGTAAACATTCACGATGAAGGACGCATTATTGCAATTATATTTGATATGCCATATTATGCTGAATTTCCTCCTGAAAAGTGGGTGGAATTGAATAGTAATACTGTCTCTGTGAGAGTTGATTTATCGGCTGTGCATGAAATTAAACTGGATTCCGGTAAATTGGACTACAGAGCAAATATTGAAATTTTGAAGGATGAGTCCGACTTAATAGTAGTCAACATAACTGGAACAATTAATGCGCTATTTAAGGCTGAGTCTGGATTTATTCAATCTGTTACAGGTTATAGTAATTAA
- a CDS encoding FxLYD domain-containing protein has translation MSAETEIAAAYEIGTPMSAVAVSGVPVARRRIGLFVWLLPTVSLIVAAVLIGAVYLYQMNINRQVDRLLQEGEKLALEGKLAEGKAVIEDAIEKRPDHRILLADRALLTDAISLQSRLSGTDGQLKNKKYEDALKEVDKLKSELAARSGPVYEKLAASAANMEERIVVAQVNAGAAVKKTVEELVPLLNNVKAYKGEDAQKSMKQIKQKIVDISYEEASAQLKEKQFAEAMSTIEEALKYDEANQKLIALKTEVEKQKKTFEDAENSRIQQAIEAAAQEDTKNRTQAVKLISINAYTDADGYFNVEGTVKNTATRSISDVVIYIDILDADKNIVDQATVYVTPNELDTGETGTFYDYYYNLGSMDTVSVTRTEWHLN, from the coding sequence ATGTCCGCAGAGACGGAGATCGCCGCCGCTTATGAAATCGGTACGCCCATGTCGGCTGTTGCCGTTTCCGGTGTGCCTGTCGCAAGGCGTCGGATCGGTCTTTTTGTCTGGCTGCTGCCGACGGTTAGCCTGATTGTCGCCGCGGTGCTGATTGGCGCGGTTTACCTGTATCAGATGAATATCAACCGTCAAGTGGACCGGCTGCTTCAGGAGGGGGAGAAGCTTGCGCTGGAAGGCAAGCTGGCCGAAGGCAAAGCGGTCATCGAAGACGCGATCGAAAAGCGGCCGGATCATCGGATCTTGCTGGCGGACCGCGCGTTGCTAACGGATGCCATCAGCCTGCAATCCCGTTTGTCCGGTACGGATGGTCAATTGAAGAACAAAAAATACGAGGATGCCCTCAAGGAAGTCGATAAGCTGAAGTCGGAGCTTGCCGCCCGCTCGGGTCCGGTGTATGAGAAGCTTGCCGCCTCTGCCGCCAATATGGAAGAGCGAATTGTCGTCGCACAGGTCAATGCCGGCGCGGCGGTGAAGAAAACGGTGGAGGAGCTCGTTCCGCTGCTAAATAACGTGAAAGCATACAAGGGCGAAGATGCGCAAAAATCGATGAAGCAAATCAAGCAGAAAATCGTCGATATCTCCTATGAGGAAGCTTCGGCCCAGCTCAAGGAAAAGCAATTCGCCGAAGCCATGTCCACCATTGAGGAAGCGTTGAAATATGATGAAGCGAACCAAAAGCTGATCGCGCTGAAGACGGAAGTCGAAAAGCAGAAGAAAACGTTCGAAGACGCCGAGAACAGCCGCATTCAGCAAGCCATCGAAGCGGCCGCACAGGAAGACACTAAAAATCGTACGCAGGCGGTCAAGCTGATATCCATTAACGCTTATACGGACGCCGATGGCTATTTCAATGTAGAAGGTACTGTCAAAAATACAGCGACGCGTTCGATCAGCGATGTGGTCATTTATATCGATATTTTGGATGCCGACAAAAACATCGTAGACCAAGCGACTGTCTATGTTACGCCGAATGAATTGGATACGGGGGAAACGGGGACTTTTTATGATTATTACTACAACCTCGGAAGCATGGACACCGTCAGCGTGACCCGCACCGAATGGCATCTGAATTAA